In a genomic window of Telopea speciosissima isolate NSW1024214 ecotype Mountain lineage chromosome 5, Tspe_v1, whole genome shotgun sequence:
- the LOC122662205 gene encoding uncharacterized protein LOC122662205: MCLVFVCDEEEKVLGRQPAPGACPYCGGMIQAVDMENQWRFCFLPLCFKTKRKYFCTICLRRLVVNP, encoded by the coding sequence atgtgtttggtatttgTATGCGACGAAGAAGAAAAGGTTTTGGGAAGACAACCAGCACCTGGAGCTTGTCCGTACTGTGGAGGAATGATTCAAGCTGTGGATATGGAGAACCAATGGAGGTTCTGTTTCTTACCACTCTGCTTCAAGACCAAGAGGAAGTATTTCTGCACCATATGCCTTAGGCGTTTAGTTGTCAATCCATGA